The stretch of DNA CACCGGCAAGCAGCGCCAGCCGCACACGTCCCGCAGCGATCTGTGCCGCGGTTTCGTTGACCAGCCACTGTGGGGTATTGCCTCCGACCGTCGTGTACAGCTCCTCGCGAGGATGCGCTTCGAGCCGCTCCGCCAGCAGGCGCGGCGCATTGCCGTAGTGCCAGGCGAGCATGTTGACCACGGCAACACGATCAACCTGCGCCAGCAATCGGGCCTCCGCACCGGCATCCGCCGCCGCCCGCCGCGCCGTTTCAACCATCATCGCGAGCGGCTCCTTGGCCGCTGCGGGTTCAACGTCGCGCTGCGTCAGCTGACCCGCGCCGATCAGTATGGGTGTCCGGTCTTCCACCATATCGTGCCTCGTGTCCGTGAATCGTGTTCGTCCTATCCCCTTCACGCCGCCCTCGCGCCGTCGACGTCTTCAGAGTCATCTCCTCCGAGCACGACTCGCGAGCCCCGCTCACGATTGGTATCGCGCTTCGTCGCCGACGGCAACTCGGAGTCGCAACCGGCTGACGAGACGACAATCGTGGCCTTGAGACCAGTGGTCTCATCCCGGCAAAGGCGATAGGAGAGATGTAGAGGAGCGCGGCGGATGAAGAATCAATTCCTGGTCGGCAGGAACACCTACCTGCGCCCGCTGGAGCGCCAGGATGCGTCGCTGATCGTGCAGTGGCTCAATGATCCTGAAGTCACACGCACCCTGGCAATCTATCGTCCCATCAACCTCCAAGCCGAAGAGGAATTCATCGCCATGATCTATGAAAGCGAGTCTGAGTTCGTCCTCGGCATCACGGCCCAGGATTCCGACGGGCTGATCGGGGTCACCGGCCTGCATAGGATGGATTTCAAGAACCGTCACGCCAACTTTGGCATAGCCATCGGCGACAAGGACCAGTGGGGAAAGGGTTACGGCACCGAGGTGACCTCCCTCATGCTCCGGCACGCCTTCGAGGGTCTGAACATGAACCGCGTCTGGCTCCACGTCTATGAAAACAACGTGCGCGGCATCAAGACGTACGAAAGGACCGGCTTCAGGAAAGAGGGCCTGCTCCGACAGGAACGATACTCCGAAGGTCGCTACTGGGACACCATCGTAATGGCGATCCTCCGTGAGGAGTGGGACGCGCTGCAGCCGCGGCGATGAGGCTTACGGCCAGTCTCCACCCAACAGGTTGACGCTCTTGGTCGCCAACGAGCCACCATCAACCAGGAAGGCGGCGCCGGTAACGAACGACGACTCGTCCGAGGCGAGGAACAAGACAACGTTGGCGATCTCCTCCGGTTTGCCGAGGCGGCCGAGCGGATGCGCCTTCACCATACGCTCGCGCAAGCCGTCGACGGCTGCGGCCAGCGCCAGGGTGGGAGGCGTAGCGACCCCGCCGGGACAAACACAGTTCGCTCGGATGTTATAGCGCGCGTATTCGATCGCCGTGGAACGGGTGAGGCTGATCACGGCGGCTTTGGCCGCGCCGTAGGCCGACAGACCGTATTCGGCCATGATCCCGGCGGCGGATGAGGTGTTGATGATGACGCCGCCGCCCTGCTCCATCATGACCGGGAGCGCAAACTTCGTGGCCAGGAACGGTGCCGTCAAGTTGACCGCAACGGTGCGGTTCCACGCCTCGATCGTCATGTCGGTCACGATCCCCAACGCCCCGCTGGTGGCGTTGTTGTGCAAGATATCGAGGCGACCGAACGTGTCGACGGCGTGCCGGACCATCGCCTCCGCATCGGCGGGCTCGGCAACGTCGGCAGCGCAGGCGGACGCCTGACCACCCTGCGCCTGGATCTCGCCGACGACCCGACGCATCCCTTCTTGGTTGATGTCGACCACCACGACCTTGGCGCCTTCCTGCGCAAAGCGTTTGGCAGTCGCCTCACCAATCCCCGAGGCGCTCCCCGTAATCAGCGCGACCTTGCCGGCAAACCGTCCACCCATGGTTGACTCCTCCCTCAAGCCGATACATCACGACAACCGCTACTTGACAAGCGAACAACGGAGTGAAAGGCGGGGCTGAGAACAAAGAGAAAGGCGACTGGGGAAGGGATATGCCACGTCTTTTTCATGACCAGCCTCTCGTCTCCAGTTTCTAGCCCCTTGAGGAGTTCCATGGACGACTTGAACAAGAGACTCGATGACCTCGCAGGGCGGGTACAGGCCCTGGAGGACGAACTCGCGATCCATCGCCTGATCGTGCGCTATGGCTTCGCCGTCGACATCGGCGACGCCGACCATGCGGCCAAACTGTTTACGGAAGACACGGTCTATGACGTAGATGTCGGTGTGATGCGCGGCCGCAAAGGGATACGCGACATGGTGTTGAACGATCCACACCACAGCCTGGTGGGCAACTGTGCACACCAGATCGGCCCCGCCGTGGTCGAAGTGAACGGGGACCGCGCGGTCGCCACCGGCTACTCGCGCGTGTACCTGCGCCAAGGCGACGGCTTCGAGGTCTTTCGCGTCAGCTTCAACCGCTTTGAGCTGGAACGCCGCGGCCGACAATGGCAGATCGCCCATCGCACCACGCGTTTGCTCGGACATGCGGAGGCCAAAACGATATTCGCCGCTGCGCTGGAATGAACGTGATCGGAGGGAGCCCATGCGACTCAAGAACAAGGTAGCCATCGTCACCGGTGGAGCCCGCGGCATCGGCGCGGGCATTGCTCGCTGTCTGGCGGCGGAGGGCGCCCGCCTGGCGTTGATCGACTTGGACGGCCCGGAAGCACAGGCCACGGCAGCCACACTCGGGGTCGAGGCCATTGGCCTGGCAGCCGACGTCTCACAGGAAACACAGGCCAGCGCCGCGGTTGAACGAGTGATCGATCACTTCGGTGGGCTCGATATCCTGGTCAACAATGCTGGAGGCGGCGGTCCAAACAGTATGAGCTCGGTTGGTAGTCCGTTTACGCGCATCGATCAGGCCGGATGGGACGATCAAATTGCCACCAATCTGCGTACGACTTTTGCGATGTCGAAAGCGGCCATCCCGCCCTTGCAGCAACGTGGCGGCGGTTCGATCGTCAACGTCGCTTCCATTGCCGGCCTCATCGCCGCGGTGCCAATCCCGGCATACGGCGCCGCCAAAGCCGGTGTCATCTCGCTGACCAAAAGCCTGGCGCTGGAGCTGGCGGCGCACAACATCCGCGTCAATGCCATTTGCCCTGGCTATCTGTGGACGCGGGCGTGGGAAATGCTGGCCATGATGTTGAAAATGGGCACGGCACAGTACGCCGATATGGAGCTGCGCGATATCTTTCTGGACCAGGTGAAGCGCGGCGTCCCACTCGGCCGCGAGCAGACACCGGAAGACATTGGTAAACTGGCCGTTTTCCTCAGCAGCGCCGACGGCGAGAACATCACCGGTCAGGCAATTGCCGTCGATGGCGGCATCACGCTGCGCGTCGGAACGTCATGACGGCAGGCGCAACCCGGCCCGTCCCGCAAGAAGGCGACAGCAGGCTGGCGCGCCGAACCGTCCTGGCAATCTGTGGAATGCTGGGTTACCAGGGCTACACGATGGCGATCAACAGCATTGGTGCGCCATGGATCGCGAAGAGTTTTGACCTGGGCGAATCGGGAATTGCGACACTCTACGCCTGGATCTCCATATCGGCACTCGGCGCGCTCGCCCTGTCGCGGGCGGCGGACCGCATCGGGCGCCGCCGCATCCTACTCTGCTGCATGGTGACGACACCGCTCTGTGCGCTCGGCGCCGCGCTTTCGCAGGACAGAATCCTGTTCACCGTCTGCGAGGTTTTTCTCTACGCCTTCATCGGCGCGACCATCTCGAGCTCGGTCGTGATGTTGGCCGAGGCGCTACCGATCGCCGAGCGCGCCAGGGGCCAGAGCTACGGCGGGCTCGCCATGGGTTTAGGGAGCGGCGTGTGCGTGCTGCTCATGCCACTGCTGGAGCACGCCGGCTATTCGTGGCGCTGGTTGTTAGTGATCTCGGCGGGCGGGCTGTTAGCCCTGCCACTCGCCGTCCGCATGCTGCCGGAGAGCCAGCGCTGGGAGCACGCCACGGCCAACGGCACCATGCGTGGCAGCAGTTTCGTTGACGCCTTTCGGCACCGCTACCGGCGCCGTACCGTCCCCATCATGTCATGCGCGCTGATGAGCGCTATTTCGGCCACTGCCATCACCGGATGGAGTTACTTTCATGCGGTCTCCGTCGTTGGTCTGTCTGCTGCAGCCGCCAGCATGATGATCTTGATCGGCGGCGGCCTCGGCATGACCGGGTTCGCGCTGGGCGCGTGGGGATGCGAATCCTTCGGCCGAGTACCGACGGTGGTGACTTCCGGGTTGGCGGTTGTGGCGGGAGCTCTCTTCTTCTATTGGGGGCCGCCAGCGCATTTTATTTCCCCAGCACTGTGGCTCGGCGCCGGGTTCTGTTGGTTCACGACCGCTGCCAACACCGCCATGGTGGGCGGCAACGCCGCAGCCACTGAACTCTTCCCGACGACGCTGCGCGGCACAATGATCGGTTGGTTTACCCTGATCAACGCCATCGGCGCCGTCTCAGCACAGGGCGCCATTGCGCTGCTGGCGCTGCCGCTGGGCGGCCTTTCCAATGTCGTCGGCTATCTCGCCATGCTCAGTGTACCCAGCGCTATCATCTTCGGCCTCTTCATCGACGAAACCCGCGGCCTGTCACTCGAGGTTGCAGCGAAAGAACAGGGGATGGGGGTTGGGGATTAGCCAGGCGAACTGGCGCGAACAAAGGGCGGCCTTGTGGGCCGCCCTTTTCTGAACTCTCAACTATCGGCGCGAGGCGCGCCTCGCTAATGCTTCAGCTTCTCGAGTTCTTCCTTCAACTCGGGCACGGCTTTGAAGAGATCGGCGACCAATCCGTAGTCGGCCACCTGGAAGATCGGCGCCTCCTCGTCCTTGTTGATGGCAACGATCGTCTTGGAATCCTTCATGCCGGCGACGTGCTGGATGGCGCCGGAGATGCCGACGGCGATGTACAAATCGGGCGCAACCACCTTGCCCGTTTGCCCGATCTGCAGATCGTTCGGTACGAAGCCTGCATCGACAGCGGCGCGGCTCGCGCCCATGGCGGCACCGAGGACGTCGACCAGCGGCTCCAACACGGTCTTGAAATTCTCGGCCGACTTCAAGGCGCGCCCACCGGAGACGATGATACGCGCTTCCGTCAGCACCGGGCGGTTCGATTTGGTCTCGCTGAAGCTGACAAACTTGACGGCTTGCGCAGCGGCGTCGAGGCTGATGCTCACCTTCTCGATTTCGGCCTTGCCGCCCCCTTTGGTGGCGGGATCCATCGCGGTCGCACGGACAGTCACCACCTTGGGCGAGCCTTCCAGCTTCACCGTGGCGACGGCGTTCCCGGCATACATGGGACGCTCGAAAGTGCCGTCGGCATTGAAGGTGACGACCTCACTGGCCATGCCGGCCCCGAGCAAGGCAGCGGCACGCGGCAGCAGATCCTTCCCGGCAGCCGTGGCGGCGGCCACGATAATCTCGACGCCCTTCTCTTTGACCAGTTGCGTAACCGCCGCGGCATACGTGCCCGCCAGATAATGCTCGAAAGCGGCATCATCGACAGAGAACACTTTCTTGACCCCGTACTCGGCCAGTTCGTTGGCCAGGGCATCGATACCTTTGCCGAGGATAACGGCGTAACAGTCGCCGCCGACGATGCGGGCCGCTTCTTTGCCCGCCGCAATGGCAACCTGTGTCGATTTCGGAAATTTATGGTGTTGGTGTTCAGCGAATACGAGAACGTTTCCCATTGTACACTCCCGCTCAGATGACTTTGGCTTCGGTGTGAAGGACTTGCACCAGCTCCTGCACGCTGCCGACCTTGCGACCCGCTTGCCGGGCCGGTGGCGGTGCGAGCTTGAGCACCTTCGCTTTGGGCGTCACATCCACCCCCATACTGTCGACGGGGATTTCCTTCATCTCCTTCTTGCGGGCCTTCATGATGCCGGGCAGTGACGCATAGCGCGGCGTGTTCAGGCGCAAGTCCACGG from Candidatus Binatia bacterium encodes:
- a CDS encoding GNAT family protein, which codes for MKNQFLVGRNTYLRPLERQDASLIVQWLNDPEVTRTLAIYRPINLQAEEEFIAMIYESESEFVLGITAQDSDGLIGVTGLHRMDFKNRHANFGIAIGDKDQWGKGYGTEVTSLMLRHAFEGLNMNRVWLHVYENNVRGIKTYERTGFRKEGLLRQERYSEGRYWDTIVMAILREEWDALQPRR
- a CDS encoding glucose 1-dehydrogenase, whose translation is MGGRFAGKVALITGSASGIGEATAKRFAQEGAKVVVVDINQEGMRRVVGEIQAQGGQASACAADVAEPADAEAMVRHAVDTFGRLDILHNNATSGALGIVTDMTIEAWNRTVAVNLTAPFLATKFALPVMMEQGGGVIINTSSAAGIMAEYGLSAYGAAKAAVISLTRSTAIEYARYNIRANCVCPGGVATPPTLALAAAVDGLRERMVKAHPLGRLGKPEEIANVVLFLASDESSFVTGAAFLVDGGSLATKSVNLLGGDWP
- a CDS encoding nuclear transport factor 2 family protein — protein: MDDLNKRLDDLAGRVQALEDELAIHRLIVRYGFAVDIGDADHAAKLFTEDTVYDVDVGVMRGRKGIRDMVLNDPHHSLVGNCAHQIGPAVVEVNGDRAVATGYSRVYLRQGDGFEVFRVSFNRFELERRGRQWQIAHRTTRLLGHAEAKTIFAAALE
- a CDS encoding SDR family NAD(P)-dependent oxidoreductase, coding for MRLKNKVAIVTGGARGIGAGIARCLAAEGARLALIDLDGPEAQATAATLGVEAIGLAADVSQETQASAAVERVIDHFGGLDILVNNAGGGGPNSMSSVGSPFTRIDQAGWDDQIATNLRTTFAMSKAAIPPLQQRGGGSIVNVASIAGLIAAVPIPAYGAAKAGVISLTKSLALELAAHNIRVNAICPGYLWTRAWEMLAMMLKMGTAQYADMELRDIFLDQVKRGVPLGREQTPEDIGKLAVFLSSADGENITGQAIAVDGGITLRVGTS
- a CDS encoding MFS transporter — protein: MTAGATRPVPQEGDSRLARRTVLAICGMLGYQGYTMAINSIGAPWIAKSFDLGESGIATLYAWISISALGALALSRAADRIGRRRILLCCMVTTPLCALGAALSQDRILFTVCEVFLYAFIGATISSSVVMLAEALPIAERARGQSYGGLAMGLGSGVCVLLMPLLEHAGYSWRWLLVISAGGLLALPLAVRMLPESQRWEHATANGTMRGSSFVDAFRHRYRRRTVPIMSCALMSAISATAITGWSYFHAVSVVGLSAAAASMMILIGGGLGMTGFALGAWGCESFGRVPTVVTSGLAVVAGALFFYWGPPAHFISPALWLGAGFCWFTTAANTAMVGGNAAATELFPTTLRGTMIGWFTLINAIGAVSAQGAIALLALPLGGLSNVVGYLAMLSVPSAIIFGLFIDETRGLSLEVAAKEQGMGVGD
- a CDS encoding electron transfer flavoprotein subunit alpha/FixB family protein yields the protein MGNVLVFAEHQHHKFPKSTQVAIAAGKEAARIVGGDCYAVILGKGIDALANELAEYGVKKVFSVDDAAFEHYLAGTYAAAVTQLVKEKGVEIIVAAATAAGKDLLPRAAALLGAGMASEVVTFNADGTFERPMYAGNAVATVKLEGSPKVVTVRATAMDPATKGGGKAEIEKVSISLDAAAQAVKFVSFSETKSNRPVLTEARIIVSGGRALKSAENFKTVLEPLVDVLGAAMGASRAAVDAGFVPNDLQIGQTGKVVAPDLYIAVGISGAIQHVAGMKDSKTIVAINKDEEAPIFQVADYGLVADLFKAVPELKEELEKLKH